Proteins encoded by one window of Mycoplasma capricolum subsp. capricolum ATCC 27343:
- a CDS encoding UTP--glucose-1-phosphate uridylyltransferase — protein MKIRKAIIPCAGFGTRFLPFTKSQAKEMLPIIDKPAIEFIVKEAINSGIEEILIIIRAGKNHIANHFNRNIELEYFLAEKNKISELQLISEKYNATIYYLIQEEQLGLGHAISLAKDFIKDEPFAVLLGDDLFKCKIPAIKQLIEIYDKYHQNVLGTIYIDKQNSKKYGICQGNLVSKDVYKVDLVVEKPEPENSPSNIAIGGRYVLLPEVFKYLDMKIKGKSGEIELTDSILKTMDESECYAKIIDGSRYDIGNKLGYLDAILDFGLEREDLKEEFLDLIETKVEKTSSNN, from the coding sequence ATGAAAATAAGAAAAGCTATTATTCCTTGTGCTGGATTTGGTACTAGATTTTTACCCTTTACTAAATCACAAGCAAAAGAAATGCTGCCTATAATAGACAAACCTGCTATAGAATTTATTGTTAAAGAGGCAATAAATAGCGGTATTGAAGAAATTTTAATTATAATACGCGCTGGAAAAAATCATATAGCAAACCATTTTAATAGAAATATTGAATTAGAATACTTTTTAGCAGAAAAAAATAAAATAAGTGAATTACAACTAATAAGTGAAAAATATAACGCAACAATTTATTATCTAATTCAAGAAGAACAACTTGGTTTAGGACATGCTATTTCTTTAGCAAAAGATTTTATAAAAGATGAACCATTTGCTGTGCTTTTAGGTGATGATTTATTTAAATGTAAAATACCAGCTATTAAGCAATTAATAGAAATTTATGATAAGTATCATCAAAATGTTCTTGGTACTATTTATATTGATAAGCAAAATAGCAAAAAATATGGAATTTGTCAAGGTAATTTAGTTTCAAAAGATGTTTATAAAGTTGATTTAGTTGTTGAAAAGCCAGAACCAGAAAATTCCCCAAGTAATATTGCAATTGGTGGAAGATATGTTTTATTACCTGAAGTATTTAAATATTTAGATATGAAAATAAAAGGTAAAAGTGGTGAAATTGAATTAACTGATTCAATTTTAAAAACAATGGATGAATCTGAGTGTTATGCTAAGATAATTGATGGTTCAAGATATGATATTGGAAATAAATTAGGTTATCTTGATGCTATTTTAGATTTTGGTTTAGAAAGAGAAGATTTAAAAGAAGAGTTTTTAGATTTAATAGAAACCAAAGTTGAAAAAACATCATCAAACAATTAG
- the rplK gene encoding 50S ribosomal protein L11 — translation MAKKITRIAKLEFMAMQAKPGAELASLGINMPAFTREFNDATKDRAGDVVPVVITAYDDKSFDFVLKTTPAAYMLKKVAKIEKGASNSKTQTVATVTLDDIRSIAEYKMPDLNANTIEAAMKQIIGTAKNMGIKVTGMEDFK, via the coding sequence GTGGCTAAAAAAATCACACGTATAGCTAAATTAGAATTCATGGCTATGCAAGCAAAACCTGGTGCAGAATTAGCTTCACTAGGAATTAATATGCCTGCATTTACAAGAGAATTTAATGATGCTACTAAAGATAGAGCAGGAGATGTAGTTCCTGTTGTTATTACTGCATACGATGACAAATCATTTGATTTTGTTTTAAAAACTACTCCAGCTGCATATATGTTAAAAAAAGTTGCAAAGATTGAAAAGGGAGCAAGCAATTCTAAAACTCAAACTGTTGCAACTGTTACATTAGATGATATTAGATCTATTGCTGAATATAAAATGCCTGATTTAAATGCAAATACTATTGAAGCAGCTATGAAACAAATTATAGGAACAGCTAAAAATATGGGGATTAAAGTTACAGGTATGGAGGACTTTAAATAA